The Anabaena sp. PCC 7108 region GAATCTGAGAATCTTTGTAAAAAAGCGCCTTAATAGCTACGTTGTAAAGGGACGATACCAGCGTTGACAAAACAACCAACAAAAAGCCTACTTGAACCGGAGACCAGTTTGGGGAACTACGGGATCTTTGTCTTCGGGTAGTGACTTCCTGCTTTGGCCTTGGTGCAAATGGATTTGGTGATGTAGTTGAGCTTTCTGACAATTTTGGAGTCAGGACAGAAATTGGCTCAGTTTTATTTTCCTGGGGTGGCTGTTTTGATGTAATTGAGCTTTCTGATGATTTTGGAGTCAGGACAGAAATTGGCTCAGTTTTATTTTCTTGGGGTGGTGGTGCTGATAAGTCTGGACTCTGGACAGAATTTAACTCAGTTTTATTTTCCTGTGATGGTGATGCTGATAAGTCTGGACTCTGGACAGAATTTAACTCAGTTTTATTTTCTTGGGGTGGTGGTGCTGATAAGTCTGGACTCTGGACAGAATTTAACTCAGTTTTATTTTCTTGGGGTGGTGGTGCTGATAAGTCTGGACTCTGGACAGAATTTAACTCAGTTTTATTTTCTTGGGGTGGTGGTGCTGATAAGTCTGGACTCTGGACAGAATTTAACTCAGTTTTATTTTCCTGTGATGGTGGTAAAGTTACCACAGCCTCTTTTGGTGATTCCTGGGGGAGCAGAGAAATGGGTTCAGTAATTATTCTCTCTGAGGATTTTTCCAAGAAACCGTTTTTATGAGGCTCTGTCAGTTGTAATACAGTTGGCGCACCTCCTGTGACAACCTTGAAGGAAGTTGTTTCTTTAGTCTTGTCCAGTTCACCTCGTAGACGATTAATGAACTCTGCTAAAATTTCTTCCCCTTGCTGCTGTTGGTCGTACATTCGGGACAACTGCTGGGAAAGATGACTTTGATAATTTTTTAGTTCTTGTTGCAGCGAGCTAAAAGCAATAGTGACAGTATCATCGAGATTGTCCAACATTTGTCCGACATTCTCATTGATCTGACTGGCTGAATTAGTTGTGACTTCAGCAGACCTCAACGCAGATCGTTCAGAAGATTCACCGTCAATTGATTGAGTAGCTAGAGACTTCAATGAAGATTGTAGTTGGGAAGATATATGCTTTGCCAAAACTTCTGCCAGCTGACGGATTAAAACTTGCTGTTCAGTAATTTGTCGAGCCTGCTGTAACTTTTCTTTTTCTTCAATCAATCGTTGAATATCACTAGCTAAACGTATTTTTTCAGCCTCCAGTCGCTTGACATCATCCTGGAACGACCTCAGGACATTTTGTTGAAGATTCTCCAAATCCTCAACTACATCCCAGAGTGCAT contains the following coding sequences:
- a CDS encoding EamA family transporter — protein: MGRFEKRPDNPRIRGDLSRAAENALWDVVEDLENLQQNVLRSFQDDVKRLEAEKIRLASDIQRLIEEKEKLQQARQITEQQVLIRQLAEVLAKHISSQLQSSLKSLATQSIDGESSERSALRSAEVTTNSASQINENVGQMLDNLDDTVTIAFSSLQQELKNYQSHLSQQLSRMYDQQQQGEEILAEFINRLRGELDKTKETTSFKVVTGGAPTVLQLTEPHKNGFLEKSSERIITEPISLLPQESPKEAVVTLPPSQENKTELNSVQSPDLSAPPPQENKTELNSVQSPDLSAPPPQENKTELNSVQSPDLSAPPPQENKTELNSVQSPDLSASPSQENKTELNSVQSPDLSAPPPQENKTEPISVLTPKSSESSITSKQPPQENKTEPISVLTPKLSESSTTSPNPFAPRPKQEVTTRRQRSRSSPNWSPVQVGFLLVVLSTLVSSLYNVAIKALFYKDSQILGEFETQQFITPTLGNIFLILMLRLLVVVPLMLLLAPILHPPIWQDLQNLFDSIGRNTTPNSAKTKRVLILSVVSGGCLFLSQVLIYLAIGEVTTGIAIALFFIYPVISGLLAWFLFRERPNLITAGAYATIFFGELLILGSYSTGISNTSLGTISGIMSGIAFAMYVIFTRLCATQLHPVSFALINFATMLLLSFICLMLPLPSDWSLAIRSSNLLEVILSAFMLGVLTLCGYLFNNFGIRKLGAPQSAIIGATVPVLTVIFAGLMIQETLNLLQILGVLLVTLGAVAFSFEKMQNQVKSSSPNN